A genomic window from Streptomyces sp. 846.5 includes:
- a CDS encoding cytochrome ubiquinol oxidase subunit I, producing MELALAHETMARWQFGITTVYHFLFVPLTISLAFLTAGLQTAWVRTDKAKYFKATKFWGKLLLINLALGVATGIVQEFQFGMNWSAYSKFVGDIFGAPLAMEALLAFFFESTFIGLWIFGWERLPRRIHLGCIWMVAIGTALSAYFILAANSWMQHPVGYTVGANGRAQLTDIGKVLFQETTLVVVFHTLTAAFLTGGAFMVGIAAYQLRRQHRSQETDAAKIGAMRASLRLGLVITVIFGIGTAVSGDSLGKVMFRQQPMKMAAAEALWDTQKPAPFSIFAYGNVNQGRNTIELSVPGLLSFLATSNFHDAVPGINDIQAQERAKYGDKAASYEPNIPTAFWGFRWMIGFGMTSFAIAAAGLWLTRKRFWLAPEHRRGETELPLLMLTRSRELGPFLTTWAWRIAILTMGFPLIANSWGWIFTETGRQPWAVYGLMTTADAVSPTVSIAEQITSLTIFTLLYALLAVIEIRLMITYAKAGPTDEEPPSQDPTLRGPSGDADQPLAFAY from the coding sequence GTGGAGCTGGCCCTGGCCCACGAGACGATGGCGCGCTGGCAGTTCGGCATCACCACCGTGTACCACTTCCTCTTCGTCCCGCTGACGATCAGTCTGGCCTTCCTCACCGCGGGACTGCAGACCGCCTGGGTCCGCACCGACAAGGCCAAGTACTTCAAGGCCACCAAGTTCTGGGGCAAGCTGCTGCTGATCAACCTCGCCCTCGGGGTGGCCACCGGGATCGTCCAGGAGTTCCAGTTCGGGATGAACTGGTCGGCCTACTCCAAGTTCGTCGGCGACATCTTCGGGGCGCCGCTGGCGATGGAGGCGCTGCTCGCCTTCTTCTTCGAGTCCACCTTCATCGGCCTGTGGATCTTCGGCTGGGAGCGGCTGCCGAGGAGGATCCACCTCGGCTGCATCTGGATGGTGGCCATCGGCACCGCCCTCTCCGCCTACTTCATCCTGGCCGCCAACTCCTGGATGCAGCACCCGGTCGGCTACACCGTCGGCGCCAACGGCCGGGCCCAGCTGACCGACATCGGCAAGGTGCTGTTCCAGGAGACGACCCTGGTGGTGGTCTTCCACACGCTCACCGCAGCCTTCCTGACCGGCGGGGCGTTCATGGTCGGCATCGCCGCCTACCAGCTGCGGCGGCAGCACCGCAGCCAGGAGACCGACGCCGCAAAGATCGGCGCCATGCGCGCCAGCCTCCGGCTGGGCCTGGTGATCACCGTGATCTTCGGCATCGGCACCGCGGTCAGCGGCGACTCCCTGGGCAAGGTGATGTTCCGTCAGCAGCCGATGAAGATGGCCGCGGCCGAGGCCCTCTGGGACACCCAGAAGCCGGCGCCCTTCTCGATCTTCGCCTACGGCAACGTCAACCAGGGCCGGAACACCATAGAGCTCTCCGTCCCCGGCCTGCTCTCCTTCCTGGCGACCAGCAACTTCCACGACGCCGTCCCCGGCATCAACGACATCCAGGCCCAGGAGCGGGCCAAGTACGGCGACAAGGCCGCCAGCTACGAGCCGAACATCCCGACCGCCTTCTGGGGCTTCCGCTGGATGATCGGCTTCGGGATGACCTCCTTCGCCATCGCCGCAGCCGGCCTCTGGCTGACCCGCAAGCGCTTCTGGCTCGCCCCCGAACACCGCCGCGGCGAAACCGAGTTGCCCCTCCTGATGCTGACCAGGAGCCGGGAGCTCGGCCCCTTCCTCACCACCTGGGCCTGGCGGATCGCGATCCTCACCATGGGCTTCCCGCTGATCGCCAACTCCTGGGGCTGGATCTTCACCGAGACCGGCCGTCAGCCCTGGGCCGTCTACGGCCTGATGACCACCGCGGACGCGGTCTCCCCCACCGTCTCCATCGCCGAACAGATCACCTCGCTCACCATCTTCACCCTCCTCTACGCCCTCCTGGCCGTGATCGAGATCCGCCTCATGATCACCTACGCCAAGGCCGGACCCACCGACGAGGAGCCCCCGAGCCAGGACCCCACCCTCCGAGGCCCGTCCGGCGACGCCGACCAGCCCCTCGCCTTCGCGTACTGA
- the cydB gene encoding cytochrome d ubiquinol oxidase subunit II — MQLHDVWFVLIAVLWTGYFFLEGFDFGVGILTKLLARDEPERRVLINTIGPVWDGNEVWLLTAGGATFAAFPAWYATLFSGFYLPLLAILVCLIVRVLAFEYRAKRSDPQWKRNWEHAIFWTSLLPAFLWGVAFANIVHGVKINAAGDYAGNVLDLLNPYAILGGLVTLSLFTFHGTVFVALKTLGDIRTRARTLARTLGLITAALALAFLIWTQTSSGDGWSLAAAVIAVVALVAALAFNQLGREGWAFIFSGVTIVAAVAMLFLALFPDVMPSSLNPAWSLTVSNASSSHYTLKVMTWVAGIMTPVVLIYQSWTYWVFRKRIGVRNIPAH; from the coding sequence ATGCAACTCCACGACGTCTGGTTCGTGCTGATCGCCGTCCTCTGGACCGGCTACTTCTTCCTGGAGGGCTTCGACTTCGGGGTCGGCATCCTGACCAAGCTGCTGGCCCGCGACGAGCCCGAGCGCCGGGTCCTCATCAACACCATCGGCCCGGTCTGGGACGGCAACGAGGTCTGGCTGCTCACCGCCGGCGGCGCCACCTTCGCGGCCTTCCCCGCCTGGTACGCCACCCTGTTCAGCGGCTTCTACCTGCCCCTGCTCGCCATCCTGGTCTGCCTGATCGTCCGGGTGCTGGCCTTCGAGTACCGGGCCAAGCGCAGCGACCCGCAGTGGAAGCGCAACTGGGAGCACGCCATCTTCTGGACCTCGCTGCTGCCCGCCTTCCTCTGGGGGGTGGCCTTCGCCAACATCGTCCACGGCGTGAAGATCAATGCCGCCGGCGACTACGCCGGCAACGTCCTGGACCTGCTGAACCCCTACGCCATCCTCGGCGGGCTGGTGACCCTCTCCCTCTTCACCTTCCACGGCACGGTCTTCGTCGCCCTGAAGACCCTCGGCGACATCCGCACCCGCGCCCGTACCCTGGCCCGCACCCTCGGCCTGATCACCGCGGCGCTGGCGCTGGCCTTCCTGATCTGGACCCAGACCTCCAGCGGTGACGGCTGGTCCCTCGCCGCCGCGGTGATCGCCGTCGTCGCCCTGGTCGCCGCCCTCGCCTTCAACCAACTAGGCCGGGAGGGCTGGGCGTTCATCTTCTCCGGCGTCACCATCGTGGCGGCCGTGGCGATGCTCTTCCTCGCGCTCTTCCCGGACGTGATGCCCTCCAGCCTCAACCCGGCCTGGTCGCTCACGGTCTCCAACGCGTCGTCCTCGCACTACACCCTCAAGGTGATGACCTGGGTCGCCGGGATCATGACGCCGGTCGTGCTCATCTACCAGAGCTGGACCTACTGGGTGTTCCGCAAGCGCATCGGCGTCCGCAACATCCCCGCCCACTGA
- the cydD gene encoding thiol reductant ABC exporter subunit CydD has translation MKPVDPRLLRHARTTRTFLLLSTALGVLNALLVIAQAMLIADIVVEAFQHNKSVTALTAPLLALAAVAAARGLTSWATETAAHRASAAVKSELRSQLLARATALGPSWLTRQRSGELVTLATRGIDALDDYFARYLPQLALAVVVPIAVITRILLADWLSTLIIVLTLPLIPVFMVLIGLATQSRMDRQWRTLGRLSHHFLDVVEGLPTLKVFGRAKAQAAAIRRTTDDYRQATLRTLRIAFISSFALELLSTISVALVAVGIGTRLVDGSLDLRTGLLILVLAPEAYLPIRQVGTHYHASVEGLAAAQQIFTVLETEPPTPGTLPTPPHPTIELRDVTVPHVQPLNLTVQSGETLAVTGPSGAGKTTLLSLLLGFTIPATGTITLNGAPLTSHDWHKHVAWVPQHPYLFAGTIADNVRLARPEATDAELATALQRAHAHEFIDALPLKAATPLGEHGSGLSAGQRQRLALARAFLADRPVLLLDEPTANLDTATEQAVVEAIRELARDRTVILTAHRPALLALADRTITLTMAPPVPSPPTAREGVGRGGVVVAGAVKAKNESAALKGGDTPTDSFWSRPQSDHPAPARPRPTAQPAPQATPAPQSNPAPQATANPLNRIRKAAHRKGHSPRTALAVTLSALALLSATALMGTSGWLIDRASQQPPILYLMVAITAVRTFGTARGALRYAERLVSHDHVLRSLGELRTTVYRRLERLSPDGAGGRLRGDLLSRMVADVDAVQDYVLRFRLPAAAAALSAVVTVTAVALILPAAGAILAGGLLLAGVAVPALTVRLSSRAEQLRAPARGRLSAEVVDVLDGTAELTVSGALPQRLDGLRATDAQLTALARRSAAGAGLGTGLSTALTGLTATACAAAGVAAVSAGTLNGVWLAVIVLTPLAAFEAVTGLPVAAQIRRRSERSAARVLELVDAPEPVREPTVPAERPANPLPLRTTGLTAHWPGSTNTTPALSDITLELREGHRIAVVGPSGSGKTTLAHVLLRFLEPASGTVTLNSTDITTLDSDTVRTAVGICAQDAHIFDSSLRENLRLARPDCTETDLWEALTAARLADWIRDDLPEGLDTMVGEHGARLSGGQRQRLALARALLADFPVLLLDEPAEHLDLPTADALTADLLTATEGRTTLLITHRLAGLDAVDEILVLDRGRIVQRGTWSELVAADGPFRRSWEDERQADTLLLV, from the coding sequence ATGAAGCCCGTAGACCCCCGCCTGCTCCGTCACGCCAGGACGACCAGGACCTTCCTGCTGCTCTCCACGGCGCTCGGCGTGCTCAACGCCCTGCTGGTCATCGCCCAGGCCATGCTCATCGCCGACATCGTGGTCGAGGCGTTCCAGCACAACAAGAGCGTCACCGCCCTCACCGCCCCCCTGCTCGCCCTCGCCGCCGTGGCCGCAGCCCGTGGCCTGACCTCCTGGGCCACCGAGACCGCCGCCCACCGGGCCTCCGCCGCCGTCAAGTCCGAGCTCCGGTCGCAACTCCTGGCCAGGGCCACCGCGCTGGGCCCCAGCTGGCTGACCCGCCAGCGCAGCGGAGAGCTGGTCACCCTCGCCACCCGCGGGATCGACGCCCTGGACGACTACTTCGCCCGCTACCTCCCCCAGCTCGCGCTCGCCGTCGTCGTCCCGATCGCCGTCATCACCCGGATCCTGCTGGCGGACTGGCTCTCGACCCTGATCATCGTGCTCACCCTGCCGCTCATCCCGGTCTTCATGGTGCTCATCGGCCTGGCCACCCAGTCCCGGATGGACCGCCAGTGGCGCACCCTGGGCCGGCTCTCGCACCACTTCCTGGACGTCGTCGAGGGCCTGCCCACCCTCAAGGTCTTCGGCCGCGCCAAGGCGCAGGCCGCAGCGATCCGGCGGACCACCGACGACTACCGCCAGGCCACCCTGCGCACCCTGCGGATCGCCTTCATCTCCTCCTTCGCCCTGGAACTGCTCTCCACCATCTCGGTCGCCCTGGTCGCCGTCGGCATCGGCACCCGCCTGGTCGACGGCAGCCTGGACCTCCGCACCGGCCTGCTGATCCTGGTCCTCGCCCCCGAGGCCTATCTGCCGATCCGTCAGGTCGGCACCCATTACCACGCCAGCGTCGAGGGCCTGGCCGCCGCCCAGCAGATCTTCACCGTCCTGGAAACCGAACCCCCCACCCCCGGCACCCTCCCCACCCCGCCCCACCCCACCATCGAACTGCGCGACGTCACCGTCCCCCACGTCCAGCCCCTGAACCTGACCGTCCAATCCGGCGAAACCCTGGCCGTCACCGGCCCCTCAGGAGCGGGAAAGACCACCCTCCTCTCCCTCCTCCTCGGCTTCACCATCCCCGCCACCGGTACCATCACCCTCAACGGCGCGCCCCTGACCAGCCACGACTGGCACAAGCACGTCGCCTGGGTCCCCCAGCACCCCTACCTCTTCGCCGGCACCATCGCCGACAACGTCCGCCTCGCCCGCCCCGAGGCCACCGACGCGGAACTCGCCACCGCACTCCAACGCGCCCACGCGCATGAGTTCATCGACGCCCTCCCCCTGAAGGCAGCCACACCCCTCGGCGAACACGGCTCCGGCCTCTCCGCCGGCCAGCGTCAGCGCCTGGCCCTGGCCCGCGCCTTCCTCGCCGACCGCCCGGTGCTGCTCCTGGACGAGCCCACCGCCAACCTCGACACCGCCACCGAACAGGCCGTCGTCGAAGCGATCCGCGAACTCGCCCGCGACCGAACGGTCATCCTGACCGCCCACCGCCCGGCCCTCCTGGCCCTCGCCGACCGGACCATCACCCTGACGATGGCGCCGCCTGTCCCTTCTCCCCCCACCGCACGGGAGGGGGTGGGACGGGGCGGGGTGGTCGTGGCAGGGGCCGTCAAAGCGAAGAACGAGTCAGCGGCGCTGAAAGGCGGCGACACGCCTACCGACTCGTTCTGGAGCAGGCCCCAGAGCGACCACCCCGCCCCGGCCCGCCCCCGCCCCACTGCACAACCCGCGCCGCAGGCAACCCCAGCGCCGCAGTCGAACCCCGCGCCGCAGGCAACCGCAAACCCCCTCAACCGCATCCGCAAGGCCGCCCACCGCAAGGGCCACTCCCCCCGCACCGCCCTCGCGGTCACCCTCTCCGCCCTCGCCCTCCTCAGCGCCACCGCGCTGATGGGCACCTCGGGCTGGCTGATCGACCGCGCCTCCCAGCAGCCGCCGATCCTCTACCTGATGGTCGCCATCACCGCGGTACGCACCTTCGGTACCGCCCGCGGCGCCCTCCGCTACGCCGAGCGCCTGGTCAGCCACGACCATGTGCTGCGCTCGCTCGGAGAGCTCCGCACCACCGTCTACCGACGCCTAGAACGCCTCAGCCCCGACGGCGCCGGCGGGCGCCTCCGCGGTGACCTGCTCTCCCGCATGGTCGCCGACGTCGACGCGGTCCAGGACTACGTCCTCCGCTTCCGACTCCCCGCAGCCGCCGCCGCCCTCAGCGCCGTCGTCACCGTGACCGCCGTCGCGCTGATCCTGCCCGCCGCCGGGGCAATCCTGGCCGGAGGCCTGCTCCTGGCCGGGGTCGCCGTTCCCGCCCTGACGGTCCGGCTGTCCTCGCGGGCCGAACAGCTCCGTGCGCCCGCCAGGGGACGGCTCTCCGCCGAGGTCGTCGACGTCCTCGACGGCACCGCCGAACTGACCGTCAGCGGCGCGCTCCCCCAGCGCCTGGACGGCCTCCGGGCCACCGACGCCCAGCTCACCGCCCTGGCCCGGCGCTCCGCCGCCGGGGCCGGCCTGGGCACCGGCCTCAGCACCGCGCTGACCGGCCTCACCGCCACGGCCTGCGCCGCCGCCGGGGTGGCCGCAGTGTCCGCCGGAACCCTGAACGGCGTCTGGCTGGCCGTGATCGTGCTGACCCCGCTGGCCGCCTTCGAGGCCGTCACCGGACTGCCCGTCGCCGCCCAGATCCGCCGCCGCAGCGAGCGGTCCGCCGCCCGGGTCCTGGAACTGGTCGACGCCCCCGAGCCGGTCCGCGAACCCACCGTGCCCGCCGAGCGACCCGCCAACCCCCTCCCGCTCCGCACCACCGGCCTCACCGCCCACTGGCCCGGCTCGACCAACACGACACCCGCCCTCTCCGACATCACCCTGGAACTCCGCGAAGGCCACCGCATCGCCGTCGTCGGCCCCAGCGGCTCCGGCAAGACCACCCTGGCCCACGTCCTGCTCCGCTTCCTGGAGCCCGCCTCCGGGACGGTCACCCTCAACTCCACCGACATCACCACCCTCGACAGCGACACCGTCCGCACCGCCGTGGGCATCTGCGCCCAGGACGCGCACATCTTCGACAGCTCGCTCCGCGAGAACCTGCGGCTGGCCCGCCCCGACTGCACCGAGACCGACCTCTGGGAGGCCCTCACCGCAGCCCGCCTCGCCGACTGGATCCGCGACGACCTCCCCGAGGGGCTCGACACCATGGTGGGGGAGCACGGCGCCCGCCTCTCCGGCGGCCAGCGCCAGCGACTCGCCCTGGCCCGGGCGCTGCTCGCGGACTTCCCGGTACTGCTCCTGGACGAACCCGCGGAGCATCTGGACCTCCCCACCGCCGACGCCCTCACGGCCGACCTGCTGACCGCAACCGAGGGCCGGACCACCCTGCTGATCACCCATCGGCTGGCCGGTCTGGACGCCGTCGACGAGATCCTGGTGCTGGACCGCGGCCGCATCGTCCAGCGCGGCACCTGGTCCGAGCTGGTCGCCGCCGACGGCCCGTTCCGCCGCAGCTGGGAGGATGAGCGCCAGGCCGACACGCTCCTGCTGGTCTAA
- a CDS encoding GAF domain-containing protein, translating into MEHLPPALGLDALVTEVSERLHAVAAVNDRMRELLEAVVSVSSGLDLHTTLRRIAGAAADLADAEYAAVGVLAPHAPGLVDFIHVGLSDQDAARIGHYPEGRGLLGAIIEDPRPLRLEDLTADPRSVGVPAGHPPMRSFLSVPIRVRDEVFGNLYVTEKNGAAEHHGAAFSGEDQQVMEALAAAAGVAIANARLYEEGRLRERWIAGAGEVTTSMLTSEDAHAALAIAAEQVRDLAAAALGMILLPTGDGGLRVSHAAGEAADFVVGEHVPAGDQVALLMAGQNVIIEDLGSDSRVSSRIAKVFGPGMALPMKSAGRILGAVAVWREVGTPPFTEDEVQLAGAFAGQAALALRLAEGQQDQQRLAVYRDRDRIARDLHDLVIQRLFATGMMLESAARKALVPEVGARIGKAVDELDATIQEVRTTIYALQHDDTPADVDLRSRILREAGQAAGPLGFKPSVGFVGPVQTLVGERVGRQLIAALREALSNAARHARASTVAVSVDATAHIDDEGRLTSARDGFEPAEGADLPTALREAGAGRPAVLLTVLDDGVGIPEGGRRRGLRNLADRAAAFGGTAWHQPGPDGRGTLLCWTAQL; encoded by the coding sequence ATGGAGCACCTCCCGCCCGCCCTCGGCCTGGACGCCCTCGTCACCGAGGTGTCCGAACGGCTCCACGCCGTGGCCGCCGTCAACGACCGGATGCGGGAGCTGCTGGAGGCCGTGGTCTCGGTCAGCTCGGGTCTGGACCTGCACACCACCCTGCGGCGCATCGCCGGCGCGGCCGCGGACCTCGCGGACGCGGAGTACGCCGCCGTCGGCGTGCTCGCCCCGCACGCCCCGGGGCTGGTGGACTTCATCCACGTCGGCCTGTCCGACCAGGACGCCGCCCGGATCGGCCACTACCCCGAGGGCCGGGGCCTGCTCGGCGCGATCATCGAGGACCCCAGGCCGCTGCGGCTGGAGGACCTCACCGCCGACCCCCGCTCGGTGGGCGTCCCGGCGGGGCACCCGCCGATGCGCTCCTTCCTCAGCGTCCCGATCCGGGTCCGCGACGAGGTCTTCGGCAACCTCTACGTCACCGAGAAGAACGGCGCCGCCGAGCACCACGGCGCCGCCTTCAGCGGCGAGGACCAGCAGGTGATGGAGGCGCTCGCGGCGGCGGCCGGGGTCGCCATCGCCAATGCCCGCCTCTACGAGGAGGGCCGGCTGCGCGAGCGCTGGATCGCCGGCGCGGGTGAGGTCACCACGTCCATGCTGACCTCGGAGGACGCCCATGCGGCCCTCGCCATCGCGGCCGAGCAGGTACGCGACCTCGCCGCGGCCGCGCTGGGCATGATCCTGCTGCCCACCGGCGACGGCGGCCTACGGGTCTCGCACGCGGCCGGCGAGGCCGCCGACTTCGTCGTCGGCGAGCACGTCCCGGCGGGGGACCAGGTCGCGCTGCTGATGGCCGGTCAGAACGTGATCATCGAGGACCTGGGCAGCGACAGCAGGGTCTCCTCCAGGATCGCCAAGGTCTTCGGCCCCGGCATGGCCCTGCCCATGAAGAGCGCCGGACGCATCCTCGGCGCCGTCGCGGTCTGGCGCGAGGTCGGCACCCCGCCGTTCACCGAGGACGAGGTGCAGCTCGCCGGGGCCTTCGCCGGCCAGGCCGCGCTCGCCCTGCGGCTGGCCGAGGGCCAGCAGGACCAGCAGCGGCTGGCCGTCTACCGGGACCGCGACCGGATCGCCCGGGACCTGCACGACCTGGTGATCCAGCGGCTCTTCGCCACCGGCATGATGCTGGAGAGCGCGGCCCGCAAGGCCCTGGTCCCCGAGGTGGGCGCGCGGATCGGCAAGGCGGTGGACGAGCTGGACGCCACCATCCAGGAGGTCCGCACCACCATCTACGCCCTCCAGCACGACGACACCCCCGCCGACGTCGACCTGCGCAGCCGCATCCTCCGCGAGGCCGGCCAGGCGGCCGGACCGCTGGGCTTCAAACCCTCCGTCGGCTTCGTCGGGCCGGTGCAGACCCTGGTCGGCGAGCGGGTCGGCCGGCAGCTCATCGCCGCGCTGCGGGAGGCACTGTCCAACGCGGCCAGGCACGCCCGTGCCTCCACGGTGGCGGTGAGCGTCGACGCCACCGCCCACATCGACGACGAGGGCCGGCTCACCAGCGCCCGGGACGGTTTCGAACCGGCCGAGGGCGCCGACCTCCCGACCGCCCTGCGCGAGGCGGGGGCGGGCCGCCCCGCCGTACTGCTCACCGTCCTCGACGACGGCGTCGGTATCCCCGAGGGCGGCCGCCGCAGAGGCCTGCGCAATCTCGCCGACCGTGCCGCCGCGTTCGGCGGCACGGCCTGGCACCAGCCGGGGCCGGACGGCAGGGGCACGCTGCTCTGCTGGACGGCCCAGCTGTAG
- a CDS encoding Cof-type HAD-IIB family hydrolase, giving the protein MTATPATRPRLIATDLDGTLLRSDGTVSTRTQAALTLAEDAGVFIVFVTGRPPRWLESLAEHTGRHGVAICSNGGAVYDVRRKELVETSPLLPEDSLAVVAALRAELPEAAFAFEYPGGFVREPGYRSVLDGNPASRIASAEELLAGPEGATVFKVLAQVPGMDPDEMLRRACGAAGDLAEITRSSPLLEIGAKGVTKATTLARWCAERGIAAAEVVAFGDMPNDLPMLAWAGRGYAMANAHPAVLASCLLRAGDHDQDGVAEVIETLIGVAD; this is encoded by the coding sequence GTGACAGCCACCCCCGCCACTCGCCCCCGCCTGATCGCCACCGACCTGGACGGCACCCTGCTGCGCAGTGACGGCACCGTGTCCACCCGCACCCAGGCCGCACTCACCCTCGCCGAGGACGCCGGCGTCTTCATCGTGTTCGTCACCGGCCGGCCACCGCGCTGGCTGGAGTCGCTGGCCGAGCACACCGGCAGGCACGGTGTCGCCATCTGCTCCAACGGCGGGGCGGTGTACGACGTCCGGCGCAAGGAGCTGGTGGAGACGTCACCGCTGCTGCCGGAGGACTCGCTCGCCGTGGTGGCCGCGCTGCGGGCGGAGCTGCCGGAGGCTGCCTTCGCCTTCGAGTACCCGGGCGGATTCGTCCGTGAGCCCGGCTACCGCTCGGTACTCGACGGGAACCCGGCGAGCCGGATCGCCTCCGCCGAGGAGCTGCTGGCCGGGCCCGAGGGGGCCACCGTGTTCAAGGTGCTGGCGCAGGTGCCGGGGATGGACCCGGACGAGATGCTGCGCCGGGCCTGCGGCGCGGCCGGGGACCTGGCGGAGATCACCCGTTCCAGCCCGCTGCTGGAGATCGGCGCGAAGGGCGTGACAAAGGCCACCACCCTGGCGCGCTGGTGCGCCGAGCGGGGCATCGCCGCCGCGGAGGTGGTGGCCTTCGGCGACATGCCGAACGATCTGCCGATGCTGGCCTGGGCCGGCCGCGGGTACGCCATGGCCAACGCCCACCCCGCGGTGCTGGCCAGCTGCCTGCTGCGGGCCGGGGACCACGACCAGGACGGGGTCGCCGAGGTCATCGAGACACTGATCGGCGTCGCGGACTGA
- a CDS encoding MFS transporter → MTSSTKISAARKWGTLAICTVAGLLLGIDNTVLNLAIPDLVRELHPSSTQILWIADAYSFALASLLVVMGGLGDRIGRKKLLLVGAGCFGLASLLAAYSGSPDLLIVARVLQGVAGATVLPSTASLIRSTFNVAKERTLAMGISGGVAAMGFAVGPVVGGALLNHFWWGSVFLINVPVLVLLIGAGSVLLVESRHPAPGRMDWPSLLLSVVGLFGAVYAVQTGAHDGFGSLPVLVAGVGGVLVLTVFTLRQSRIDNPLIDLPLLRERAFAGSVGANLVTIVSVSALSLAFSQYFQDVRGWSPLSAGLALLAGPVGAMVGGPSSAAMIAWVGRARTTATGLGLMAVSMVGLARVGVDTAYWMIAPVVVLNGIGMGFIFGVTQDTMLATAPKERAGAAAAIGETAMELGGGLGIAVLGSVLAGAYRGGLRLPAGLPEQAVAAAHQNVGSAMAAGAALPAPQGPALVGTAQQAFVHGIHVSTMIGACILAVGAVAALYALRGVPAVIEDPESEQSGSPRGEEVAESPLPTVG, encoded by the coding sequence ATGACCTCCTCGACGAAGATCTCCGCGGCGCGTAAGTGGGGCACGCTGGCCATCTGCACGGTGGCGGGGCTGCTCCTGGGAATCGACAACACCGTCCTCAACCTCGCCATCCCGGACCTGGTGCGGGAGTTGCACCCCTCCTCCACCCAGATCCTGTGGATCGCCGACGCCTACAGCTTCGCGCTCGCCAGCCTGCTGGTGGTGATGGGCGGTCTCGGGGACCGGATCGGGCGCAAGAAGCTGCTGCTGGTGGGCGCCGGCTGCTTCGGGCTGGCCTCGCTGCTGGCGGCGTACTCCGGCAGTCCGGACCTGCTGATCGTGGCACGGGTACTGCAGGGCGTCGCCGGGGCGACCGTGCTGCCGTCCACGGCCTCGCTGATCCGCTCGACCTTCAACGTCGCCAAGGAGCGCACCCTGGCGATGGGGATCTCCGGTGGGGTCGCGGCGATGGGCTTCGCGGTGGGGCCCGTGGTCGGCGGGGCACTGCTGAACCACTTCTGGTGGGGCTCGGTGTTCCTGATCAACGTTCCGGTGCTGGTGCTGCTGATCGGTGCCGGTTCGGTGCTGCTGGTCGAGTCGCGCCACCCCGCTCCCGGGCGGATGGACTGGCCCAGCCTGCTGCTGTCCGTCGTCGGCCTGTTCGGTGCGGTGTACGCGGTGCAGACCGGTGCCCACGACGGCTTCGGATCACTGCCGGTGCTGGTCGCCGGGGTCGGCGGCGTTCTGGTGCTGACCGTGTTCACTCTGCGCCAGTCCAGGATCGACAACCCGCTGATCGACCTGCCGCTGCTGCGGGAGCGGGCCTTCGCGGGCTCGGTCGGCGCGAACCTGGTCACCATCGTCTCGGTGTCGGCGCTGTCGCTGGCCTTCTCGCAGTACTTCCAGGACGTGCGGGGCTGGTCCCCGCTGTCGGCGGGGCTGGCGCTGCTGGCCGGACCGGTCGGCGCCATGGTCGGCGGCCCGAGCAGCGCGGCGATGATCGCCTGGGTGGGGCGGGCCCGGACCACCGCGACCGGACTGGGGCTGATGGCAGTCAGCATGGTCGGCCTCGCCCGGGTCGGCGTGGACACCGCCTACTGGATGATCGCCCCGGTCGTGGTCCTCAACGGCATCGGCATGGGCTTCATCTTCGGCGTCACCCAGGACACCATGCTGGCCACCGCCCCCAAGGAGCGGGCCGGCGCGGCTGCGGCGATCGGCGAGACCGCGATGGAGCTCGGCGGCGGTCTGGGGATCGCGGTGCTCGGCTCGGTCCTGGCCGGTGCGTACCGGGGCGGGCTGCGGCTCCCGGCCGGGCTGCCGGAGCAGGCGGTGGCCGCCGCGCACCAGAACGTCGGCAGTGCGATGGCCGCGGGGGCGGCCCTGCCCGCACCGCAGGGTCCCGCGCTGGTCGGCACCGCGCAGCAGGCCTTCGTCCACGGGATCCACGTCAGCACCATGATCGGTGCGTGCATCCTCGCAGTCGGCGCGGTGGCGGCGCTCTACGCCCTGCGCGGAGTTCCGGCGGTGATCGAGGACCCGGAGTCCGAACAGTCGGGGTCCCCGCGGGGCGAGGAGGTGGCGGAGAGCCCGCTCCCGACCGTCGGCTGA